From the Theobroma cacao cultivar B97-61/B2 chromosome 2, Criollo_cocoa_genome_V2, whole genome shotgun sequence genome, one window contains:
- the LOC18607368 gene encoding separase isoform X2, whose protein sequence is MPPPTESSLLSDLQTSDDSQRLHSIVSDYLRPVSTLANSKKTSKKADQTTVRSLAKQFLSFLSKSFPIIYNRLYIQNPSQQQRDILSPFYDTYRQCLTCLDFISSQLAGGPHMVQIQRLKLVYCLQAWGRYEEGESESFRVLERLRGEADSEGKFVPSIDVGGGDSKFGSVVVEAVASVVKNVAMGQSKDCGKYERVLALLEEVRPWCRELESVAIEKSHNVLVTFLGRCCRFLVEEMNHFGEDLIRRFYVECLAEYSRSTTKDQVYKFARRICSSLFSLEGSESSVRIDLVTFVLASISRECKVEMDNGAIEFVELADYCANKCRAAGTIFCSTLARNLNNMAGDFHQATTPVDLILRLYATGLEFTDDFTTSKGAEDNSAIEVLFIERDKLHNLSALLGSLRHYFNIGEKETCISSDIEYKNSVNQMHLQPGSKGQCSMTCKDRKACIVMYYNTQKFLCQPLAELVNSEKKRILAEIEALTDSSKLYTIQDAFYQFCDSFFSLKRCTSESEREEFDDDEVLVASVIAAGFILSIGTKLKMQKSVCLIKQIIGSGWIQSQGLKYLFVSLHNIGVLMYRSKQMKEALKALKLSYRASWTNIQRLCEMFTHKKGFDDNLSEDAIRGLITDACTRSAFLLEVLHVCGNLKVKRIIVESLENWSLAENLFRQLPGPIPLIKQWVKIQCKLHKNVDVEDSAPTLCCMLLSSTKVSKRTIGIILEQELLAYQELNHGYPDFCQRMQNKVIDLLMQDVYATENSPLWKARILIRKGRALRINGIEALKNCILCLSEAISIMKNFYGETPILGTTACHQLAAAYCLRALCTQEAEPNSEQVYQDICAALDMWLSIFVPDSCSMDDEFKMVSGNTLPLLYNILDLLSVKGWTKLHSNIHQLIIRLYKQNNMQIGKCLANLWECRRLSHALCVSPVNEAFIATLSEHCGETSKSIDFWIGCLSGSQPGLLGFQQNLICFFNTFTHRFKTHERDFKSAVPVNNVKQIVSELISSDPVRSHSLFLAGYLYYDLCERCVSSGQLFEGLSYAKEAFQLRSQLFKRKFAFSIEEQVEKCNETGDIGEIALKVINGPKDLQVQRTVASELWSFDSSSWDLCGCYLSPWNVLQCYLESILQVGYINEMTGNGVEAETFLVWGKSISCSQSLPLFEATFSSVLGKLYRKKQLWHFAEKELQSAKQILVGSSSYYSCIKCRLMLEINLDQQLGDLFCNLFDSTIINNSKERLSHAEFLYKSALEKLNHSEWKRISSDEENDENITIKTTTINSEDVAGNAANHPANQPEAVGARKSRKTKNVSKSVLKEQYVIPEQSSRVTRSRFRSSQNQSLNSTGEAQVGLAKHSNGNVVSKLCDTCSEKESLFEKGSCRDELRNETACICKRTKCWQCLPTEIMKSGLLNYFINMKWEYAHRKLLVRVLTGIGKCLEYHGQTHELHKVVWQSISVLVSRKRITQTCSSAHDTFLLDLIGREILGDVFAVERAAILYSIGWITVKNIHSKDTRAVCCDLSNVQLSKTVHWLKLAFVLCREVPVLFQKVSRLLSAIYLLSATTELFSLPSCKALSESHWASYFHQASLGTHLNYQFFPNTCGRPNAQCFVDSRDSHAIGSSCLHTETSTLLRLAPESVKDLEQFVMDFYACLPCTAIICISLLGHAYTSLLQELLLNPSCIHAWMLLSRLNSNNQPVVLLLPLDSVLEEVSDDAAPDDDNARACQNLRQHMNSGKKWHCPWGSTVVDDVAPAFKGILEENFITTSNFLIEDTKSTRSLWWMIRKKVDQQLGKLLSNLEDSWLGPWRHVLLGDCLDCKSLNMVHKKLVRDLKSKCKMDINESFLKLVLGGAKYDIEEACFSWQCLKEGCYIGRLEHPGEEICRSNGIDKVSALASQLIHEAVNELHLADTISREPIILVLDYDVQMLPWESIPILRQQEVYRMPSVGSISLTLERSWHYQEQVGRNAAVFPLIDPLDAFYLLNPSGDLSSTQAEFENWFRDQNFEGKAGTVPTAEELATALKSHDLFLYFGHGSGEQYLSRKEIQELDKCAATLLMGCSSGSLVLNGCYMPRGISLSYLRAGSPVTIANLWEVTDKDIDRFGKAVLSAWLSERLEPADCSQCDQLVKEFEAMKIRGRSKGTSRKKVASSNIDETSNGDSLKNTCDHRPKIGSFVGRARETCTLPFLNGASPVCYGVPTGIRRKKDLSPNS, encoded by the exons ATGCCTCCTCCAACCGAATCCTCTCTCCTCTCCGACCTTCAAACCTCCGATGACTCCCAACGCCTCCATTCTATCGTCTCCGACTACCTCCGCCCCGTCTCCACCCTCGCAAATTCCAAGAAAACCTCCAAGAAAGCCGACCAAACCACCGTCCGATCCCTCGCCAAGCAGTTCTTGTCCTTCCTTTCCAAATCTTTCCCAATCATCTACAACCGTCTCTACATACAGAACCCTAGCCAACAACAACGAGAcattctttctcctttttatgATACTTACCGACAATGCTTAACTTGTCTCGATTTCATCTCTTCGCAGTTAGCCGGCGGTCCCCACATGGTTCAGATCCAGCGGTTGAAACTCGTTTACTGTTTACAAGCCTGGGGTCGATACGAAGAGGGAGAGAGTGAGTCGTTTAGGGTTTTGGAGAGGCTTAGAGGAGAAGCCGATTCAGAAGGGAAATTCGTGCCGAGTATAGATGTTGGTGGCGGTGATTCGAAGTTTGGATCTGTTGTAGTAGAGGCGGTGGCTTCCGTTGTGAAAAATGTGGCTATGGGACAGAGTAAAGATTGTGGGAAATATGAAAGAGTTCTTGCTTTGTTGGAGGAAGTTAGGCCTTGGTGCAG GGAATTAGAATCCGTTGCCATTGAGAAATCGCACAATGTGCTCGTTACCTTTCTGGGTAGATGCTGTCGGTTTTTAGTTGAAGAGATGAATCATTTTGGCGAGGATTTGATTCGCCGGTTCTACGTAGAATGTTTGGCTGAGTATTCAAGGTCGACAACGAAAGATCAAGTTTATAAG TTTGCCCGCAGAATATGTTCCTCTTTGTTCTCGCTAGAGGGGAGCGAGAGCTCAGTTCGTATTGACTTAGTAACGTTTGTGTTGGCCTCCATTTCCCGTGAATGCAAG GTTGAAATGGATAATGGTGCAATAGAGTTTGTTGAACTTGCTGATTATTGTGCCAATAAGTGTCGAGCTGCCGGTACAATTTTTTGTAGTACTCTTGCAAGAAATTTAAACAACATGGCCGGTGATTTTCATCAG GCTACAACCCCTGTTGATCTGATactgaggctttatgcaactGGGCTTGAATTCACTGATGATTTCACCACCTCCAAAGGTGCAGAAGACAATTCTGCTATTGAAGTTTTGTTTATTGAAAGGGATAAGCTGCACAATTTGTCTGCTTTACTTGGTTCGCTCAGACATTACTTTAACATTGGTGAAAAAGAGACTTGCATTTCATCTGATATTGAATATAAGAATTCTGTTAATCAAATGCATTTGCAACCTGGGTCCAAGGGTCAGTGTTCTATGACTTGCAAGGACAGAAAGGCTTGTATAGTAATGTACTATAATACACAGAAATTCTTGTGTCAGCCACTTGCTGAACTAGTGAATTCAGAGAAAAAGCGCATACTTGCTGAAATCGAAGCTTTAACAGATTCTAGCAAGCTTTACACTATCCAGGACGCATTTTATCAGTTCTGTGAtagtttcttttctcttaaacG CTGTACATCTGAATCAGAGAGAgaagaatttgatgatgatgaagtgTTGGTAGCTAGTGTGATTGCAGCTGGGTTCATTCTTTCCATTGGCACAAAGCTTAAAATGCAG AAGAGTGTGTGTTTAATCAAGCAAATCATTGGCAGTGGATGGATTCAATCTCAGGGACTTAAATATCTCTTTGTCTCTCTGCATAATATTGGTGTACTTATGTACAGAAGTAAGCAAATGAAAGAG GCTTTGAAGGCTTTAAAACTGTCTTATAGAGCATCATGGACGAATATTCAACGTCTCTGTGAGATGTTTACTCATAAGAAGGGTTTTGATGATAATCTGTCAGAAGATGCTATTAGAGGTTTGATAACTGACGCATGCACTAGAAGTGCTTTTCTTTTGGAAGTTCTCCATGTATGCGGCAATCTTAAGGTGAAAAGAATTATTGTGGAGAGCCTTGAGAACTGGTCTTTGGCTGAAAATTTGTTCAGACAGTTGCCAGGTCCTATTCCTTTGATAAAACAATGGGTTAAG ATTCAGTGTAAACTTCATAAAAATGTGGATGTAGAGGATAGTGCTCCAACCTTATGTTGTATGCTGTTGTCTTCTACAAAAGTGTCAAAGAGGACAATTGGCATAATTTTAGAGCAG gAGCTTCTTGCATATCAGGAATTGAATCATGGGTACCCAGATTTTTGTCAGAGAATGCAAAATAAAGTTATTGATTTGCTTATGCAAGATGTTTATGCCACAGAAAATAGTCCCTTATGGAAAGCAAGAATTTTAATTAGAAAGGGAAGAGCACTAAGGATTAATGGGATTGAAGCTTTGAAGAACTGTATTTTGTGCTTGTCTGAAGCTATATCTATTATG AAAAACTTCTATGGTGAAACACCTATCCTGGGAACTACAGCCTGCCATCAATTAGCTGCTGCTTATTGCTTACGTGCACTATGTACCCAGGAAGCTGAACCAAACTCGGAG CAAGTTTATCAAGATATCTGTGCTGCCTTAGATATGTGGTTGAGCATATTCGTTCCTGATTCTTGCTCCATGGATGATGAGTTCAAAATGGTGTCTGGAAACACACTGCCACTGCTATATAATATACTTGATTTGCTATCAGTGAAG GGTTGGACAAAATTGCACAGTAACATACATCAACTGATAATTAGATTATACAAGCAGAACAATATGCAAATTGGGAAATGCCTTGCAAACCTTTGGGAATGTAGGAGGCTTAGTCATGCACTTTGTGTTTCTCCAGTAAATGAGGCATTTATTGCAACCTTATCAGAGCATTGTGGTGAAACTTCCAAATCCATTGATTTCTGGATAGGTTGTCTAAGTGGGTCCCAACCTGGACTTCTTGGATTCCAACAGAACCTCATATGTTTCTTTAACACTTTCACCCATCGCTTTAAAACTCATGAAAGAGATTTCAAGTCAGCTGTCCCAGTTAACAATGTAAAACAGATTGTCTCTGAACTCATTTCTAGT GATCCTGTACGCAGTCATTCTCTCTTCCTTGCGGGGTACCTCTACTATGATTTGTGTGAAAGATGCGTTTCCAGTGGACaattatttgag GGTCTTTCATATGCAAAAGAAGCCTTTCAATTGCGAAGTCAactctttaaaagaaaatttgctTTCTCCATTGAGGAGCAGGTTGAAAAATGCAATGAAACTGGTGACATTGGTGAAATTGCCCTGAAAGTTATAAATGGTCCAAAGGATCTTCAAGTGCAGAGAACAGTAGCTAGTGAACTTTGGTCTTTTGACAGTAGTTCATGGGACCTCTGTGGCTGTTATCTTAGTCCGTGGAATGTACTTCAATGTTATCTTGAAAGCATTCTACAG GTTggatatattaatgaaatgacTGGAAATGGAGTTGAGGCTGAAACGTTTTTAGTATGGGGAAAATCTATCTCGTGTTCACAGAGCTTACCACTATTTGAAGCTACTTTTTCTTCTGTCTTGG GGAAATTATATCGTAAGAAACAACTCTGGCATTTCGCAGAGAAGGAACTGCAAAGTGCTAAACAAATTCTGGTAGGCAGCAGCAGCTATTATTCCTGCATAAAATGCAGATTGATGCTGGAAATTAATCTCGACCAACAACTCGGTGATTTGTTCTGTAATCTTTTTGATAGTACTatcataaataattcaaaagaGAGATTATCTCATGCTGAATTTCTGTACAAATCAGCCCTTGAGAAACTGAATCATTCTGAGTGGAAGAGAATCAGTTCTgatgaagaaaatgatgagAATATAACAATCAAAACAACTACCATAAATAGTGAAGATGTTGCTGGCAATGCTGCCAATCATCCTGCAAATCAGCCAGAGGCAGTAGGTGCCAGAAAGAGTAGGAAAACTAAGAACGTATCAAAATCTGTGCTGAAGGAGCAATATGTGATACCTGAACAAAGTTCAAGGGTAACTCGTTCTAGATTTCGATCTTCTCAAAACCAGAGCTTAAACAGTACCGGTGAAGCACAAGTTGGGCTTGCAAAACATTCAAATGGCAATGTTGTGTCCAAACTCTGTGACACTTGTTCAGAAAAGGAGTCACTCTTTGAAAAAGGAAGTTGTAGGGATGAATTAAGGAATGAAACTGCCTGCATTTGTAAGAGAACTAAGTGTTGGCAGTGCCTTCCTACCGAGATTATGAAATCAGGGTTACTGAACTACTTCATAAATATGAAATGGGAGTATGCCCACAGGAAACTTTTGGTGAGGGTACTTACTGGCATAG GAAAATGCTTGGAATATCATGGTCAaacacatgaattgcacaaAGTTGTTTGGCAAAGCATATCTGTCCTAGTCAGCAGAAAAAGAATTACTCAGACTTGTTCCTCTGCTCATGATactttcttgcttgatttgaTTGGGAGGGAGATCTTGGGTGATGTTTTTGCTGTTGAACGTGCAGCAATCCTATACAGCATAGGTTGGATAACTGTGAAGAATATCCATTCTAAAGATACCAG GGCTGTATGCTGTGATCTGTCCAATGTTCAGTTATCAAAAACGGTTCACTGGCTCAAGCTAGCCTTTGTACTCTGCCGTGAGGTTCCTGTACTTTTTCAAAAG GTTTCCAGATTGCTTTCTGCAATATATCTGCTTTCTGCCACTACTGAGCTCTTCTCTTTGCCATCTTGCAAAGCACTCTCTGAAAGTCATTGGgcttcatattttcatcaagcTTCACTTGGTACTCATCTTAACTACCAATTCTTTCCAAATACTTGTGGGAGACCCAACGCTCAATGCTTTGTAGATTCCAGG GACTCACATGCAATTGGTTCATCTTGCCTACATACAGAGACATCCACCTTGTTAAG GCTTGCTCCTGAATCCGTTAAAGATCTTGAACAATTTGTAATGGACTTTTATGCGTGCCTTCCTTGCACTGCCATCATCTGTATAAGTTTGCTTGGACATGCTTATACTAGTTTGTTACAAGAATTGTTACTTAACCCTTCTTGCATTCATGCATGGATGCTGTTGTCACGGTTGAATTCTAATAATCAACCTGTTGTCTTGCTTCTGCCCCTGGATTCAGTTTTAGAAG AAGTTTCAGATGACGCTGCTCCTGATGATGATAATGCAAGAGCTTGTCAGAACTTGCGTCAGCACATGAATTCGGGTAAAAAGTGGCATTGTCCTTGGGGTTCCACTGTGGTTGATGATGTGGCACCAGCTTTTAAAGGGATATTGGAAGAGAACTTTATAACAACTTCCAACTTTCTTATTGAAGATACCAAAAGTACCAGGTCTTTGTGGTGGATGATTAGGAAGAAGGTTGATCAGCAACTTGGTAAGCTGCTGAG TAACTTGGAAGATTCCTGGCTGGGTCCCTGGAGGCATGTGCTTCTTGGGGACTGCTTGGACTGCAAAAGCTTGAACATGGTGCATAAGAAGCTAGTGCGGGATCTGAAATCTAAATGCAAAATGGACATAAATGAGAGTTTCCTTAAACTTGTTCTTGGAGGTGCGAAGTATGATATTGAGGAAGCATGTTTTTCGTGGCAGTGTTTAAAGGAAGGATGCTACATTGGCAGGCTTGAACATCCTGGGGAAGAAATTTGCAGGTCTAATGGCATTGATAAGGTGTCCGCGTTGGCCTCTCAACTAATCCATGAAGCAGTGAATGAGCTTCATCTGGCGGACACCATCTCTAGGGAACCAATAATTTTAGTGTTGGACTATGATGTCCAG ATGCTTCCTTGGGAAAGTATACCAATACTAAGACAGCAGGAGGTTTATCGAATGCCTTCTGTTGGCAGTATCTCTTTGACACTCGAGAGAAGCTGGCATTATCAAGAGCAAGTTGGTAGGAATGCTGCTGTTTTTCCTTTGATAGATCCCTTGGATGcattttacttgttaaatCCCAGTGGTGATCTCAGCAGCACACAAGCTGAATTTGAGAACTGGTTTAGGGATCAAAACTTCGAG GGGAAGGCTGGCACTGTGCCGACAGCTGAAGAACTGGCTACAGCCTTGAAAAGCCATGAccttttcttatattttggCCATGGAAGTG GAGAGCAGTATCTTTCCAGAAAGGAGATTCAGGAACTGGACAAGTGTGCTGCTACCTTGCTAATGGGTTGCAGCAGTGGTTCTCTGGTGCTAAACGGATGCTACATGCCAAGAGGTATTTCACTATCCTATCTACGGGCAGGTTCTCCCGTTACAATTGCCAACTTGTGGGAAGTGACAGACAAAGACATCGACCGGTTTGGTAAGGCCGTGCTTAGTGCTTGGTTGAGCGAAAGACTGGAACCCGCAGATTGCTCCCAGTGCGACCAACTGGTCAAAGAATTCGAGGCAATGAAAATAAGAGGGCGTAGTAAAGGAACTTCCAGGAAGAAAGTGGCAAGCAGCAACATAGACGAAACTAGTAACGGTGATTCATTGAAGAATACATGTGACCACAGACCAAAGATCGGATCGTTTGTGGGTCGGGCTCGTGAAACTTGCACCCTCCCTTTCTTGAACGGGGCATCGCCAGTTTGTTATGGTGTACCCACAGGCATACggagaaagaaagatttgTCGCCAAATTCGTAA